The window TGCACGCGCTGCCGGGGATGGAGCTGACCGGCGCCGATCCCGCGCGACCGTCGTCGGAGGTCGTCGCCGCGTACTTCGCCGACTACGAAGGCGCCTTCGACCTGCGGGTGCGGCGGCCCGTGGAAGTCACCGCGGTCAGGGAGGGACCCGGCGGGCGGCTGCTCGTCGAGACCTCCGACGGCACCTGGGCGACGCGGGCGCTCATCAACGCGACCGGAACCTGGGACCAGCCGTTCTGGCCGCGGTACCCGGGTCAGGAGACCTTCCGCGGGCGGCAGTTGCACACCGCGCAGTACGCCGGTCCCGAGGACTTCACCGGACAGCGCGTGGTCGTGGTGGGCGGCGGCGCGTCCGGCACCCAGCACCTGCTGGAGATCGCCCCGTACGCGGCCGCCACGACCTGGGTGACCCGACGGCCGCCGGTCTTCCGCGACGGCCCGTTCGACGAGGACGCGGGGCGTACGGCGGTGGCCCTGGTCGAGGAGCGGGTCCGGCAGGGGCTGCCGCCCAGGAGTGTCGTCTCGGTGACGGGACTTCCGCTGAACGACGCCGTCCGGCAGGGGCTGCAGGACGGCGCCCTGGACCGGCGGCCGATGTTCGACCGGATCACCCCCGACGGGGTGTGGTGGGCGGACGGGCAGCGGGTGACGGCCGACGTCATCCTCTGGGCGACCGGGTTCCGGGCCTCGCTGCGCCATCTGACGCCGCTCGGGCTGCGCGAACCGGGTGGCGGCATCCGGGTGGACGGCACCCGGGCGGTCGCCGATCCCCGGATCCACCTGGTCGGCTACGGTCCTTCGGCCAGCACGATCGGCGCCAACCGGGCCGGCCGCGCCGCCGTCCGGGACATCAGGCGCCTGCTGGAGGAGAAGCCGGCCGCCGCGGCGTGACCAGTGCGAGCCGCCGCCGCGTGAGCGGCGTCCGCCGTGGCCGGGAACGGCTCACTTCGCGGACTGCTGAGCGCTGCCCCTCAGGCGGGCGTTGAACTCCGCCACATTGCGCTGGTGCTCGGAGTAGTCGGCGGTGAAGCGCGTGTCGCCCGGCTTGACGGTGACGAAGTACAGCCAGTCGCCCTGGGCGGGGTTGGCCACGGCGCGCATGGCCTCCTCGCCCGGATTGTCGATGGGCGTCGGTGGCAGCCCCATGCGCTGGTAGGAGTTGTAGGGGCTGTCCAGCCGGGTGTCCTCCGTGGTCATCCGGACCGTGCTGCGGTTGAGGGCGTAGTTGAGGGTGGAGTCCATCTGCAGCGGCATGCCGCGCTCCAGCCGGTTGAAGACGACGCGGGCCACCTTGTTCATGTCGGCCTTCGAGGCGGCTTCGGCCTGGACGATGCTCGCGATGGTGATCGCCTGGTACAGGTTCATGGAGTTGCGCTGAGGCCCGGCGGCGACCGGGGCCGCGTTGAACCTCTTGTTCGCGGTGTCGACCATGTAGGACAGCAGGGACTGCGGGGTGCTCTTCTCGTCAAGGGGATACGTCGCCGGGAAGAGGTAGCCCTCCGGGTTGCCCTCGGCGGAGTTCGGCAGGTCCAGGTGGGCGCCGGGGATCGACTGCTTCGTGGTGCCGGGGGCCAGGGCGAGGGCCTTGTCGATGGCGGCGTAGACCTGGCCGGACCGCCAGCCCTCGGGGATCACCAGTGTGCGGGGTCGTGCCGGGGTGTCGTCGTGGTGCAGCGTCAGCAGCGGCACCGCCACGGCGGTGCCGGCCAGTGCGGCCCCGGTCAGG of the Streptomyces sp. NBC_01788 genome contains:
- a CDS encoding NAD(P)-binding domain-containing protein; translated protein: MNTLREVDVVVVGAGQAGLSSAYHLRRTGFEPDRDFVVLDRPAGPGGAWQFRWPSLTYGKVHGMHALPGMELTGADPARPSSEVVAAYFADYEGAFDLRVRRPVEVTAVREGPGGRLLVETSDGTWATRALINATGTWDQPFWPRYPGQETFRGRQLHTAQYAGPEDFTGQRVVVVGGGASGTQHLLEIAPYAAATTWVTRRPPVFRDGPFDEDAGRTAVALVEERVRQGLPPRSVVSVTGLPLNDAVRQGLQDGALDRRPMFDRITPDGVWWADGQRVTADVILWATGFRASLRHLTPLGLREPGGGIRVDGTRAVADPRIHLVGYGPSASTIGANRAGRAAVRDIRRLLEEKPAAAA
- the mltG gene encoding endolytic transglycosylase MltG, which encodes MQRNTPSRRTTRLTRRGRLVLVLTGAALAGTAVAVPLLTLHHDDTPARPRTLVIPEGWRSGQVYAAIDKALALAPGTTKQSIPGAHLDLPNSAEGNPEGYLFPATYPLDEKSTPQSLLSYMVDTANKRFNAAPVAAGPQRNSMNLYQAITIASIVQAEAASKADMNKVARVVFNRLERGMPLQMDSTLNYALNRSTVRMTTEDTRLDSPYNSYQRMGLPPTPIDNPGEEAMRAVANPAQGDWLYFVTVKPGDTRFTADYSEHQRNVAEFNARLRGSAQQSAK